A portion of the Ricinus communis isolate WT05 ecotype wild-type chromosome 10, ASM1957865v1, whole genome shotgun sequence genome contains these proteins:
- the LOC8264907 gene encoding chaperone protein dnaJ 72 has translation MDYYKILELNKNAAKEEIKEAYKRLALKYHPDKHSQSSKVVRENATLRFKQLSEAYQILSDDRKRADYNIRSSSHSKSNHSYGYENYSRSYKSQHRTGYGGAGYASKLDSVFRFLTTRAFLLNFAFAGALIGGTFIIDMSREALWKIHNTGKSFEEAMASVEKAKADKT, from the exons ATGGATTACTACAAGATATTAGAGTTAAATAAGAATGCAGCGAAggaagaaattaaagaagcGTATAAGAGATTGGCTCTCAAATATCACCCAGATAAGCATTCCCAATCCTCGAAGGTAGTAAGAGAAAATGCAACTCTCAGATTTAAACAGCTCTCCGAGGCCTACCAAATTCTATCCGACGATCGAAAGCGTGCTGATTACAACATCCGTTCTTCCAGTCACAGTAAAAGTAATCATAGCTATGGCTATGAAAATTATTCCCGTTCGTATAAGAGTCAGCACAGAACCGGTTATGGTGGTGCTGGTTACGCCTCCAAGTTGGATTCTGTTTTTCGCTTCTTAACCACACGTGCTTTTCTTCTCAATTTTGCCTTTGCTGG TGCTTTAATTGGTGGAACATTTATAATAGATATGAGCAGGGAGGCACTTTGGAAAATACACAATACTGGA AAATCATTTGAAGAAGCCATGGCCTCTGTCGAGAAAGCCAAGGCAGATAAGACATGA